From a region of the Gossypium raimondii isolate GPD5lz chromosome 10, ASM2569854v1, whole genome shotgun sequence genome:
- the LOC105776926 gene encoding amino acid transporter AVT1C produces the protein MKNSVSDQSFYIESEDDEEVEKLEYNRNEEDEGNEEFYASFSSQRKNSSYATQWPQSYRQSIDLYSSVPSPTIGFLGTPTLSRLGSSFLSSSLTRRFTPESLNAPVKKPLLPPSVDDEIQPHKRSTYSLATPAPSRKPSVRFDEKVQVDHGHGIPLGRQSSYGQAVVNGINVLCGVGILSTPYAAKEGGWLGLIILLTFAVLSFYTGLLLRQCLDSSPELETYPDIGQAAFGSTGRIALSIILYVELYASCVDYIILEGDNLSSLFPNAHISLGGFDLNSRRLFSLMTTLAVLPTVWLRDLSVLSYISAGGVVASFLVVFCLFWVGLVDQVGFQNKGTVLNLSTLPVAVGLYGFCYSGHAVFPNIYTSMAEPRKFSSVLLSCFGICSLLYAGTAVMGYKMFGEATESQFTLNMPKDLVASKIAVWATIVNPFTKYALTLSPVAMSLEELLPPRHLKSHVYPMLIRTALVVSTLLVGLSVPFFGLVLSLIGSLLTMLVTLILPPACYLSILRGKVGCIQATICIIIIAVGAVSSAFGTYSALTKIIQNLSS, from the exons ATGAAGAACTCGGTTTCGGATCAGAGTTTCTACATCGAGAGCGAAGACGATGAAGAAGTTGAGAAATTAGAGTATAatagaaatgaagaagatgagggAAATGAAGAATTTTATGCTTCTTTTTCTTCCCAAAGAAAAAACAGTTCTTATGCCACTCAATGGCCTCAAAGTTACAG GCAGTCTATTGATTTGTATAGTAGTGTACCATCCCCGACCATCGGGTTCTTGGGCACTCCTACACTATCAAGACTAGGAAGTTCGTTTCTTTCATCATCGTTAACCCGAAGATTCACACCGGAATCACTTAATGCGCCAGTAAAGAAACCGTTGCTACCACCATCAGTAGATGATGAAATACAGCCGCATAAACGTAGTACGTACTCTTTGGCAACTCCGGCACCGTCGAGGAAACCGTCTGTAAGATTTGATGAGAAAGTACAGGTCGACCATGGTCATGGAATTCCCCTTGGTCGCCAGAGTTCATATGGTCAAGCTGTGGTAAATG gGATTAATGTGCTATGTGGAGTAGGAATCCTTTCTACCCCATATGCTGCCAAGGAAGGAGGATGGTTAGggctaataatattattaacattTGCAGTGCTTTCTTTTTACACTGGCCTCCTTTTGCGCCAGTGTCTGGATAGCTCACCTGAGCTTGAAACTTACCCTGATATTGGTCAAGCTGCATTTGGTTCCACCGGTAGAATCGCCCTTTCA ATAATTTTGTATGTGGAGTTATAT GCTTCTTGTGTTGACTATATAATTCTAGAGGGTGATAACTTGTCATCCTTATTCCCAAATGCACACATTAGTTTGGGCGGATTCGATTTGAACTCGCGTCGTCTCTTCTCGTTGATGACAACCCTTGCTGTTCTTCCCACTGTTTGGCTCAGAGACCTCAGTGTCCTTAGTTATATCTCTG CTGGTGGAGTTGTTGCATCATTCTTGGTAGTGTTTTGCTTGTTTTGGGTTGGATTGGTAGATCAAGTTGGGTTTCAGAACAAAGGGACAGTATTGAATCTTTCTACACTTCCAGTTGCTGTTGGACTTTATGGTTTCTGCTATTCAGGCCATGCTGTTTTCCCGAATATATATACTTCAATGGCAGAACCAAGAAAATTCTCTTCAGTTCTCTTATCATG TTTCGGAATCTGTTCTTTGTTGTATGCTGGAACAGCAGTTATGGGGTACAAAATGTTTGGAGAAGCAACAGAATCACAGTTTACACTTAACATGCCTAAAGACCTGGTTGCTTCAAAGATTGCTGTGTGGGCTACG ATTGTCAACCCATTTACCAA ATATGCATTAACCTTGTCTCCAGTGGCAATGAGTCTTGAGGAATTATTACCACCACGCCATCTCAAGTCTCACGTGTACCCTATGTTAATTAGAACAGCACTGGTGGTCTCAACCTTGCTTGTAGGTCTCAGCGTTCCCTTCTTCG GCTTGGTATTGTCATTGATAGGATCTTTACTCACAATGCTTGTT ACCTTGATACTTCCTCCTGCTTGTTATTTAAGCATACTGAGGGGTAAAGTAGGCTGTATCCAG gcTACAATCTGTATTATAATTATTGCAGTGGGAGCAGTTTCATCAGCCTTTGGAACATACTCAGCACTCACCAAGATTATTCAGAATTTGAGTAgctga
- the LOC105776928 gene encoding serine/threonine-protein kinase PCRK1 isoform X2, with amino-acid sequence MKCFHFSGNEKNDEPKTTKSISVRSSESVSISTDHDMRRSGSEFNSQNVSDFSTESSTKNSFAALSQRQSNLREFTFLELKAATKNFSRSLMIGEGGFGGVYRGVIRISDDYHKKLDIAVKQLSRRGLQGHKEWVTEVNVLGVVEHQNLVKLVGYCAEDDERGIQRLLIYEYMPNRSVQDHLSSRFQATLPWATRIKIAQDAARGLTYLHEGMDFQIIFRDFKSSNILLDEHWNAKLSDFGLARLGPSDGLSHVSTAVVGTIGYAAPEYIQTGRLTAKSDVWSYGVFLYELITGRRPLDRNRPKAEQKLLEWVRPHLSDMKKFRLILDPRLEGKYSLKSARKLAAVANKCLARQAKQRPKMSEVLQMLDEIVETADMLSPQPATKSSIPKHVSELSKRERLKRRFIDLINSDKRCLVWRTWRPKIVRTT; translated from the exons ATGAAGTGTTTTCATTTCTCTGGTAATGAGAAGAATGATGAACCGAAAACTACAAAGTCTATTTCGGTTCGATCCTCTGAATCTGTTTCGATATCGACGGATCATGATATGAGGAGATCAGGGTCTGAGTTTAATTCTCAGAATGTCTCGGATTTTAGCACCGAATCCTCGACGAAGAACTCGTTTGCTGCTTTGTCTCAAAGGCAAAGTAATCTCAGAGAGTTCACATTCTTGGAATTGAAGGCTGCAACAAAGAATTTCAGCCGGTCCTTGATGATAGGAGAAGGCGGATTTGGCGGTGTGTATCGAGGTGTAATCCGCATCTCTGATGATTACCATAAGAAACTCGATATTGCCGTTAAACAACTCAGCAGAAGAGGATTGCAG GGGCACAAAGAATGGGTGACAGAAGTTAATGTTTTAGGGGTAGTCGAACACCAAAACCTTGTCAAACTGGTGGGTTACTGTGCTGAGGATGATGAAAGAGGGATACAGAGGCTACTGATATATGAATACATGCCGAACCGGAGCGTGCAGGATCACTTGTCAAGTCGATTTCAAGCAACGCTTCCTTGGGCCACAAGAATCAAAATCGCCCAGGATGCTGCTCGTGGCTTAACGTACCTCCATGAAGGAATGGATTTTCAG ATTATCTTCAGAGATTTCAAGTCTTCAAACATACTGTTGGATGAGCATTGGAACGCAAAGCTCTCGGATTTTGGGTTGGCCAGGCTAGGGCCTTCTGATGGATTAAGCCATGTTTCGACTGCG GTTGTAGGAACCATTGGATATGCAGCTCCTGAATACATTCAAACCGGGCGCCTCACGGCAAAAAGTGATGTGTGGAGCTATGGAGTTTTTCTTTACGAGCTCATAACAGGTAGGCGTCCCTTGGATCGGAATCGTCCCAAGGCTGAACAAAAACTCTTGGAATGGGTCAGGCCACACCTCTCTGATATGAAGAAGTTCAGGCTGATCTTGGACCCGAGGCTCGAAGGCAAGTATTCCCTCAAGTCTGCTCGTAAACTTGCAGCGGTAGCCAATAAATGCTTGGCTCGGCAGGCTAAACAACGGCCAAAAATGAGTGAAGTTCTACAGATGTTGGATGAAATTGTGGAAACTGCAGATATGCTAAGCCCTCAACCCGCTACGAAGAGTTCGATTCCAAAACATGTTTCAGAACTATCAAAAAGAGAGCGATTGAAAAGAAGGTTCATTGATCTGATAAACAGCGACAAAAGGTGCTTGGTTTGGCGAACATGGAGACCGAAGATTGTGAGAACTACATAA
- the LOC105776928 gene encoding serine/threonine-protein kinase PCRK1 isoform X1 → MSYNEVWLFLRGSMKCFHFSGNEKNDEPKTTKSISVRSSESVSISTDHDMRRSGSEFNSQNVSDFSTESSTKNSFAALSQRQSNLREFTFLELKAATKNFSRSLMIGEGGFGGVYRGVIRISDDYHKKLDIAVKQLSRRGLQGHKEWVTEVNVLGVVEHQNLVKLVGYCAEDDERGIQRLLIYEYMPNRSVQDHLSSRFQATLPWATRIKIAQDAARGLTYLHEGMDFQIIFRDFKSSNILLDEHWNAKLSDFGLARLGPSDGLSHVSTAVVGTIGYAAPEYIQTGRLTAKSDVWSYGVFLYELITGRRPLDRNRPKAEQKLLEWVRPHLSDMKKFRLILDPRLEGKYSLKSARKLAAVANKCLARQAKQRPKMSEVLQMLDEIVETADMLSPQPATKSSIPKHVSELSKRERLKRRFIDLINSDKRCLVWRTWRPKIVRTT, encoded by the exons ATGTCCTACAA TGAGGTTTGGTTGTTTCTTCGGGGGTCAATGAAGTGTTTTCATTTCTCTGGTAATGAGAAGAATGATGAACCGAAAACTACAAAGTCTATTTCGGTTCGATCCTCTGAATCTGTTTCGATATCGACGGATCATGATATGAGGAGATCAGGGTCTGAGTTTAATTCTCAGAATGTCTCGGATTTTAGCACCGAATCCTCGACGAAGAACTCGTTTGCTGCTTTGTCTCAAAGGCAAAGTAATCTCAGAGAGTTCACATTCTTGGAATTGAAGGCTGCAACAAAGAATTTCAGCCGGTCCTTGATGATAGGAGAAGGCGGATTTGGCGGTGTGTATCGAGGTGTAATCCGCATCTCTGATGATTACCATAAGAAACTCGATATTGCCGTTAAACAACTCAGCAGAAGAGGATTGCAG GGGCACAAAGAATGGGTGACAGAAGTTAATGTTTTAGGGGTAGTCGAACACCAAAACCTTGTCAAACTGGTGGGTTACTGTGCTGAGGATGATGAAAGAGGGATACAGAGGCTACTGATATATGAATACATGCCGAACCGGAGCGTGCAGGATCACTTGTCAAGTCGATTTCAAGCAACGCTTCCTTGGGCCACAAGAATCAAAATCGCCCAGGATGCTGCTCGTGGCTTAACGTACCTCCATGAAGGAATGGATTTTCAG ATTATCTTCAGAGATTTCAAGTCTTCAAACATACTGTTGGATGAGCATTGGAACGCAAAGCTCTCGGATTTTGGGTTGGCCAGGCTAGGGCCTTCTGATGGATTAAGCCATGTTTCGACTGCG GTTGTAGGAACCATTGGATATGCAGCTCCTGAATACATTCAAACCGGGCGCCTCACGGCAAAAAGTGATGTGTGGAGCTATGGAGTTTTTCTTTACGAGCTCATAACAGGTAGGCGTCCCTTGGATCGGAATCGTCCCAAGGCTGAACAAAAACTCTTGGAATGGGTCAGGCCACACCTCTCTGATATGAAGAAGTTCAGGCTGATCTTGGACCCGAGGCTCGAAGGCAAGTATTCCCTCAAGTCTGCTCGTAAACTTGCAGCGGTAGCCAATAAATGCTTGGCTCGGCAGGCTAAACAACGGCCAAAAATGAGTGAAGTTCTACAGATGTTGGATGAAATTGTGGAAACTGCAGATATGCTAAGCCCTCAACCCGCTACGAAGAGTTCGATTCCAAAACATGTTTCAGAACTATCAAAAAGAGAGCGATTGAAAAGAAGGTTCATTGATCTGATAAACAGCGACAAAAGGTGCTTGGTTTGGCGAACATGGAGACCGAAGATTGTGAGAACTACATAA